The following proteins come from a genomic window of Anaerobutyricum hallii:
- a CDS encoding aminopeptidase, with the protein MRENSWLSYTDEDDKNVEVLAGEYKEFLSKCKTERECTEYFTKEAEACGYQDLNKLIAQGTRLKAGDKVYGVGMGKTIALFQVGKQPLTEGMNILCAHIDSPRLDLKQNPLYEDTELSFMDTHYYGGIKKYQWVALPLALHGVVAKKDGTVISVNVGEDPADPVVYVTDLLIHLAGKQMEKKGSVVVEGENLDILVGSRPLAGEEKDAVKANILRILKEKYQIEEEDFLSAEIEVVPAGPARDCGLDRSMIAGYGHDDRVCAFPSFAAMMETGHVDRTSCCLLVDKEEIGSVGATGMQSMFFENTVAEILALMGQDSNLAVRRTLARSRMLSSDVSAAYDPAYAEAFEKKNCAYFGKGMVLNKYTGARGKSGSNDANAEYLARLRRIFDENKVAFQTAELGKVDYGGGGTIAYIAALYGMEVVDSGVAVLSMHAPWEIISKSDLYEAKKGYLAFLKNA; encoded by the coding sequence ATGAGAGAGAATTCATGGCTTAGTTATACGGATGAGGATGATAAGAATGTAGAAGTTCTCGCCGGAGAGTATAAAGAATTTTTAAGCAAATGTAAGACAGAACGGGAATGTACAGAGTATTTTACTAAAGAAGCGGAAGCTTGCGGTTATCAGGATCTTAATAAACTGATCGCACAGGGAACCCGTTTAAAAGCCGGAGATAAGGTATATGGTGTTGGCATGGGTAAGACGATCGCTCTTTTCCAGGTTGGAAAGCAGCCGCTTACCGAGGGAATGAACATCCTTTGTGCGCACATCGATTCTCCACGTCTTGATTTGAAACAGAATCCGTTATATGAGGATACAGAATTATCTTTTATGGATACACATTATTATGGCGGTATTAAGAAGTACCAGTGGGTTGCACTTCCTCTTGCACTTCATGGCGTAGTGGCCAAGAAAGATGGAACAGTAATTTCTGTCAATGTAGGAGAAGACCCGGCAGATCCTGTTGTTTACGTGACAGATCTTTTGATTCATCTTGCAGGAAAGCAGATGGAGAAAAAGGGATCGGTCGTTGTCGAAGGTGAGAATCTGGATATTCTCGTAGGAAGCCGTCCTCTTGCCGGAGAAGAAAAAGATGCAGTAAAGGCAAATATTTTACGCATTTTAAAAGAAAAATATCAGATAGAAGAAGAAGATTTTCTTTCTGCAGAAATCGAGGTAGTACCGGCAGGTCCTGCAAGAGACTGTGGACTTGACCGCAGTATGATCGCAGGATATGGCCATGATGACAGGGTATGTGCATTTCCATCTTTTGCGGCAATGATGGAGACGGGACATGTTGACAGAACTTCCTGTTGTCTTTTGGTAGATAAAGAGGAAATCGGAAGTGTGGGAGCAACGGGTATGCAGTCGATGTTTTTTGAGAATACCGTTGCAGAGATTCTTGCATTGATGGGACAGGATTCTAATCTGGCAGTAAGAAGAACACTGGCTCGTTCAAGGATGCTTTCTTCTGATGTAAGCGCTGCCTATGACCCAGCTTATGCAGAAGCATTTGAGAAGAAGAACTGTGCTTATTTTGGAAAAGGAATGGTTCTTAATAAATATACCGGAGCAAGAGGTAAGTCTGGTTCTAACGATGCGAATGCAGAATATCTTGCGAGACTTCGCCGTATTTTTGATGAGAATAAAGTCGCTTTTCAGACAGCAGAGCTTGGAAAGGTTGATTATGGCGGAGGTGGAACAATCGCCTACATTGCAGCCCTTTATGGTATGGAGGTTGTAGATAGCGGTGTTGCTGTTTTAAGTATGCATGCGCCTTGGGAGATTATCAGCAAGTCTGATTTATATGAGGCGAAAAAAGGATATCTTGCCTTTTTAAAGAATGCTTAA
- a CDS encoding M16 family metallopeptidase — protein MEREHITPQGVSVFHDKNENIHSFCLCLYVRAGSLFETKKENGISHFFEHIVFKNIHYAMGENLYQTLDRCGLDFNASTYEEFIQFIITGAPAHFEEAAEILTGIFAPFTLPEEAIDTERKRIKAEIREEDEESSLNYFTKQIAWKDTSLERTITGKKKTLNKIRRKQLCAFQKKVLAANNIFFYISGNYPESSLSVLTRLLEPYSFSFLKEERENIAPVPKRFGQRKPKIYVKNSKKTCVCFSVDIDASRYTLAEKNLLFDILFEGEFCKIHQELSEKKGYVYSYDPCFQHYNNIGQMTLVYEVLPKHLYDSVETVIEVLKSMKEGITDELSYVLPHYIDNAGFLLDDTEEFNWVRAYEGHILDVYYKDIEERTESYRSVTTERMTQICREVFRQSNILLTIKGKKKKVDKERLSKILCTLD, from the coding sequence ATGGAAAGAGAGCATATTACTCCGCAAGGAGTATCTGTATTTCACGATAAAAATGAAAATATTCACAGTTTCTGCCTGTGCTTGTATGTGCGGGCAGGATCACTGTTTGAGACAAAGAAAGAGAATGGAATTTCTCATTTTTTTGAACATATCGTATTTAAAAATATTCATTATGCCATGGGAGAGAATCTGTATCAGACCTTAGATCGGTGTGGACTTGATTTTAATGCATCTACCTATGAAGAATTTATTCAGTTTATTATTACAGGTGCCCCGGCACATTTTGAGGAAGCAGCAGAAATTCTGACAGGAATATTTGCACCGTTTACTCTGCCTGAAGAAGCAATCGATACAGAAAGAAAGCGTATTAAAGCAGAAATTCGTGAAGAAGATGAGGAGAGCAGCCTGAATTACTTTACAAAACAGATTGCGTGGAAAGATACTTCGTTAGAGAGAACGATTACCGGAAAGAAAAAGACACTCAATAAAATAAGAAGAAAGCAGCTTTGTGCTTTTCAAAAAAAGGTACTGGCTGCCAATAATATTTTCTTTTATATCAGTGGAAATTACCCGGAATCTTCTCTATCTGTATTGACAAGGCTGTTAGAGCCATATTCTTTTTCTTTTTTAAAAGAAGAACGGGAGAATATCGCGCCGGTGCCAAAGAGATTTGGACAGAGAAAGCCAAAGATTTATGTGAAAAACAGCAAGAAAACCTGTGTCTGTTTTTCTGTAGATATTGATGCATCCCGCTATACGCTGGCAGAGAAAAATCTGTTATTTGATATTTTATTTGAGGGAGAATTCTGTAAAATCCATCAGGAACTTTCAGAGAAAAAAGGCTATGTATATAGTTATGACCCATGTTTTCAGCATTATAATAACATTGGGCAGATGACTCTTGTTTATGAGGTGTTACCGAAACATCTTTATGATTCTGTAGAAACAGTTATAGAAGTATTAAAGTCTATGAAAGAAGGAATTACAGATGAACTTTCTTATGTTCTGCCTCACTATATAGATAATGCAGGCTTTTTATTGGATGATACGGAAGAATTTAACTGGGTCAGAGCTTATGAAGGACATATTCTTGACGTATACTATAAAGATATCGAGGAACGAACAGAGTCTTACCGAAGTGTCACAACGGAGCGTATGACACAGATCTGCCGGGAAGTATTCAGACAAAGTAATATATTACTGACAATAAAAGGAAAGAAGAAAAAGGTAGATAAGGAGCGTCTTTCCAAGATTCTTTGTACGTTAGATTGA
- a CDS encoding anti-sigma factor family protein: MNCQNAQSMVLNFINNKLDKEETKEFIEHIRSCKDCWEELEIYYVMLIGLKQLDEGEELAADFKEKLQNEVDSRYLEIEKNSKRKYAAKIVIVLTIAVMLIWMFVYLVFAMFL; encoded by the coding sequence ATGAATTGTCAGAATGCACAGTCCATGGTACTGAATTTCATTAATAATAAGTTAGATAAAGAAGAAACCAAAGAATTCATTGAGCATATCCGTAGTTGTAAAGATTGCTGGGAGGAACTGGAAATCTATTATGTTATGCTGATCGGTTTAAAACAGCTTGATGAAGGAGAAGAACTGGCCGCTGATTTTAAAGAGAAGCTTCAGAATGAAGTGGACAGCCGTTATCTGGAAATAGAAAAGAATTCTAAGCGGAAGTATGCGGCAAAGATCGTAATCGTTCTTACGATAGCGGTAATGCTTATCTGGATGTTTGTGTATCTGGTTTTTGCGATGTTTCTTTAA
- the polA gene encoding DNA polymerase I — translation MSDKIMLLDGHSLLNRAFYGLPDLTNAEGKHTNAVLGFLNIMLRYVEEEKPTHLLVAFDRKEPTFRHIKYKEYKGTRKPMPAELHEQVPLMKEVLKTMEIPIITQAGIEADDILGTIGKEAEEAGFDVAIVSGDRDLLQLATKKVKVKIPKTKASGTVTEDYYEDDVRELYGVSPTEFIDMKGLMGDTSDNIPGVPGIGEKTAAKIIKEYHSIENAHDHIEEIKPARAKNNLQEYYEQAIMSKDLATIKKDCDLSYDFKDAKIGTLFTKEAYQLFKELELKSLFKYFDEEEKEEETLEVVTTSDLGEVENLFSSIKKSGQAGLGVIGVSGNCKGISLTWKEGTVLALIGGFVTEDYLKEKIVELLKEGTELIVLDYKALLHFVEEVRGYESQIQDVGIQAYLLNPLQSAYDYEDIARDYLRQMLPSRKEICGKKAIEEVFEAEEEKTVQMAAYLSYVPFHAYPLVFEKLKEQEMEELYLTIERPTVATLYDMEKYGITVEKDALKEYGDQLIGRIEELEQNIYEKAGKTFNINSPKQLGVILFEDLKMPFAKKTKTGYSTNADILEKLAPDYPIVSEILEYRQLTKLKSTYADGLAAFIQEDGKIHSIFHQKVTATGRLSSSDPNLQNIPIRMPLGRAIRKVFVPDPGYVFVSADYSQIELRVLAHMAGDEHLIDAYRHGEDIHRMTASQVFGVPFEEVTPLLRRSAKAVNFGIVYGISAFGLSQDLKISRKEASDYINKYFATYPGIKTYLDGNVAFAKQEGYVKTLYGRIRPIPELSSSNFMQRSFGERVAMNSSIQGTAADIIKIAMVRVSKRLQEENLESRLILQIHDELLIETKENERKEVRKILEEEMMGAAQLKVPLSIDIEEGKTWYEAK, via the coding sequence ATGTCAGATAAAATTATGCTGTTAGACGGACATAGCCTGTTGAACCGGGCTTTTTACGGTCTGCCGGATCTGACGAATGCCGAAGGAAAGCATACGAATGCAGTACTTGGTTTTTTAAATATTATGCTTCGTTATGTAGAAGAGGAGAAGCCGACGCATCTTCTGGTGGCATTTGACCGGAAAGAACCGACCTTCCGTCATATAAAATATAAAGAATATAAAGGTACGAGAAAGCCGATGCCGGCAGAGTTACACGAACAGGTTCCGTTAATGAAGGAAGTCTTAAAGACGATGGAAATTCCAATTATCACACAGGCGGGAATTGAGGCTGACGATATTTTGGGAACAATCGGAAAAGAAGCGGAAGAAGCCGGTTTTGATGTAGCAATCGTATCGGGAGACCGGGATTTATTGCAGCTTGCAACGAAGAAAGTGAAAGTAAAGATTCCAAAAACAAAGGCATCCGGAACAGTGACGGAAGATTATTATGAGGATGATGTCCGGGAACTTTACGGCGTGAGCCCAACAGAATTTATTGATATGAAAGGGCTTATGGGAGATACTTCTGATAATATTCCCGGAGTCCCTGGAATCGGGGAGAAAACGGCGGCAAAGATTATTAAGGAATATCATTCTATTGAGAATGCTCATGACCATATCGAAGAAATTAAGCCTGCACGTGCTAAAAATAATTTGCAGGAATACTACGAACAGGCAATTATGAGTAAAGATCTTGCGACAATTAAAAAAGACTGCGATCTTTCTTATGATTTTAAGGATGCAAAGATTGGAACACTTTTTACAAAGGAAGCATACCAGTTATTTAAAGAGCTTGAATTAAAAAGTCTGTTTAAGTATTTTGATGAAGAAGAAAAGGAAGAAGAAACACTAGAAGTAGTGACAACTTCTGATTTGGGAGAAGTGGAGAATCTCTTTTCTTCTATTAAAAAGAGTGGACAGGCAGGGCTTGGTGTGATTGGTGTCAGCGGAAATTGTAAAGGAATTTCTCTTACCTGGAAAGAGGGTACCGTACTGGCATTAATCGGTGGATTTGTCACAGAAGATTATTTAAAAGAAAAGATTGTAGAACTTTTAAAAGAGGGGACAGAACTTATTGTCCTTGATTATAAGGCATTGCTTCATTTCGTAGAAGAAGTCAGAGGGTATGAAAGCCAGATTCAGGATGTTGGGATTCAGGCATATCTTTTGAATCCGCTGCAGTCTGCTTATGATTATGAAGATATTGCAAGAGATTACCTTAGACAGATGCTTCCATCAAGAAAAGAAATCTGTGGAAAGAAAGCAATAGAAGAAGTATTTGAAGCGGAAGAAGAAAAGACAGTACAGATGGCTGCGTATCTTTCTTATGTTCCATTTCATGCTTACCCACTTGTTTTTGAAAAGTTAAAAGAGCAGGAGATGGAAGAACTGTATCTTACCATCGAGCGTCCGACGGTTGCTACACTTTATGACATGGAAAAGTATGGAATTACAGTTGAGAAAGATGCTTTAAAGGAGTATGGAGACCAGCTTATTGGCAGAATTGAAGAGTTAGAGCAAAATATTTACGAAAAAGCAGGTAAGACTTTTAATATCAATTCTCCAAAACAGCTTGGTGTGATTTTATTTGAAGATTTAAAAATGCCTTTTGCGAAAAAGACAAAAACGGGTTATTCAACAAATGCAGATATTTTAGAAAAGCTTGCACCGGATTATCCAATTGTATCAGAGATTTTAGAGTATCGTCAGCTTACAAAGTTAAAGTCAACGTATGCAGACGGACTTGCCGCATTCATTCAGGAAGATGGAAAGATTCACAGTATTTTTCATCAGAAAGTAACCGCAACCGGAAGATTATCAAGTTCTGATCCAAACCTGCAGAATATTCCGATTCGTATGCCGCTTGGAAGGGCAATCCGCAAAGTATTTGTTCCAGATCCCGGTTATGTCTTTGTCAGTGCGGATTATTCACAGATTGAACTTCGTGTACTTGCACATATGGCAGGGGATGAACACCTGATTGATGCGTACCGGCATGGAGAAGACATTCACCGTATGACTGCATCTCAGGTATTTGGCGTACCATTTGAAGAGGTCACTCCGCTGCTTAGAAGAAGTGCGAAGGCAGTAAACTTTGGTATTGTTTACGGTATCAGCGCATTTGGACTTAGTCAGGACTTAAAGATTTCCCGGAAAGAAGCAAGTGACTATATTAATAAATATTTTGCAACGTATCCGGGAATTAAAACGTATCTTGACGGTAATGTGGCTTTTGCAAAACAAGAAGGTTATGTAAAGACTTTATACGGACGAATCCGTCCGATTCCAGAGCTTTCTTCTAGTAACTTTATGCAACGAAGTTTTGGAGAGAGAGTGGCAATGAACTCTTCTATTCAGGGAACAGCAGCCGACATTATTAAGATTGCGATGGTTCGGGTAAGTAAACGCTTGCAGGAAGAAAACTTAGAATCCCGACTTATTTTACAGATTCACGATGAACTTTTGATTGAAACAAAAGAGAATGAAAGAAAAGAAGTCCGTAAAATACTAGAAGAAGAGATGATGGGAGCGGCACAGCTTAAAGTTCCGCTGTCTATTGATATTGAAGAAGGAAAGACCTGGTATGAAGCAAAATAA
- the coaE gene encoding dephospho-CoA kinase (Dephospho-CoA kinase (CoaE) performs the final step in coenzyme A biosynthesis.), with translation MKQNKKRNDIKVVGITGGVGSGKSVVMNILKEKYGAEIILADLVAHDLMEPGQQNYLDIVEAFGEKVLAKDKTIDRPALAKLVFGDQEKLSRLNAITHPNVKKEIFRRIQRIKEKGEASFIAVEAALLLEEGYQNDFDTMWYVYVDEATRIERLKEGRGYTEEKCHEIMAKQLPEEAFRKECSTVIDNHLGISETENQIKTAVESLLSLY, from the coding sequence ATGAAGCAAAATAAGAAGCGAAATGATATAAAAGTTGTTGGCATTACCGGCGGAGTCGGTTCCGGAAAAAGTGTTGTCATGAATATTTTAAAAGAAAAATATGGAGCAGAAATTATTCTTGCTGATTTAGTGGCACATGATTTAATGGAGCCAGGCCAGCAGAATTATTTAGATATTGTAGAGGCATTTGGAGAGAAAGTTCTTGCCAAAGATAAAACAATAGACCGTCCGGCATTAGCAAAGCTTGTCTTTGGAGACCAGGAAAAGCTTAGCCGTTTAAATGCCATTACACATCCAAATGTAAAGAAAGAAATCTTTCGGAGAATTCAAAGGATAAAAGAAAAAGGAGAAGCCTCTTTCATTGCGGTGGAAGCGGCGCTCCTTTTAGAAGAAGGTTATCAAAATGATTTTGATACGATGTGGTATGTGTATGTTGATGAGGCAACCCGTATCGAAAGATTGAAAGAAGGTCGTGGATATACCGAAGAAAAATGTCATGAAATTATGGCAAAACAACTTCCGGAAGAAGCATTCCGGAAGGAATGTTCTACAGTGATCGACAACCATTTAGGAATCTCTGAAACGGAAAATCAGATAAAAACGGCGGTAGAGAGCCTGCTTTCTCTTTACTAA